The Glycine max cultivar Williams 82 chromosome 12, Glycine_max_v4.0, whole genome shotgun sequence genome window below encodes:
- the LOC100793045 gene encoding NAD(P)H dehydrogenase (quinone) FQR1, giving the protein MAVQVYIVYYSMYGHVERLAEEIKKGADSVEGVEAKLWQVAEILPEEVLGKMGAPPKSDVPIITPNELSEADGFVFGFPTRFGMMAAQFKAFIDATGGLWKTQQLAGKPAGIFYSTSSQGGGQETTALTAITQLVHHGMLFVPIGYTFGAGMFEMEELKGGSPYGSGTYAGDGSRQPTKLELEQAFHQGKYIAGITKKLKEAA; this is encoded by the exons ATGGCTGTCCAAGTTTATATTGT GTACTACTCTATGTACGGGCATGTGGAGAGATTAGcagaagaaataaagaaaggaGCTGATTCGGTGGAAGGCGTTGAGGCCAAACTATGGCAG GTAGCTGAGATATTGCCAGAAGAGGTTCTTGGCAAAATGGGAGCACCACCAAAGAGTGACGTACCAATCATTACCCCTAATGAGCTCTCTGAGGCTGATGGGTTTGTCTTTGGCTTCCCAACAAGATTTGGAATGATGGCTGCTCAGTTCAAAGCTTTTATAGATGCAACTGGAGGTTTGTGGAAAACACAACAACTTGCAGGGAAGCCGGCTGGAATCTTCTATAGCACTAGTTCCCAGGGTGGTGGACAAGAGACTACAGC GCTGACTGCTATAACTCAGTTGGTTCATCATGGAATGCTATTTGTTCCAATTGGATACACATTTGGTGCTGGAATGTTTGAGATGGAGGAACTCAAAGGTGGAAGCCCATATGGTTCAGGAACTTATGCTGGTGATGGTTCAAGACAGCCAACTAAGCTTGAACTGGAGCAAGCATTCCACCAAGGCAAGTATATTGCCGGCATCACAAAGAAGCTCAAGGAAGCTGCATAA